A section of the Candidatus Latescibacterota bacterium genome encodes:
- the sucC gene encoding ADP-forming succinate--CoA ligase subunit beta: MKIHEYQAKELFRRQGIPVPDGHVVRTPEEAKERARELGGMVVVKAQVLVGGRGKAGGVKLAGSYDEARDKADQILGMEIKGLTVKRLLVTRAVDIKAEYYLGIVQDRAAQRATLMVSAAGGMDIEEVASSAPEQIIKHSIDPVAGLTAYEARRVAFRVATGRVALRMADILQRLWAAYRDADANLAEINPLVETPTGEVWAVDGKMVLDDNALYRQNEIAGWRDPAETTPEEDEARVAGLSFVKLEGDVGCLVNGAGLAMATMDLVKHYGGQPANFLDIGGSSNPDKVVKALEIITRDRNVKAILFNIFGGITRCDDVARGIIAAKSKMDLKLPVVVRLVGTNEAEAKQLLAATELVGADSMDEAVQKAIALARGEAA; encoded by the coding sequence GTGAAGATTCACGAGTATCAGGCCAAGGAGCTGTTCCGCCGGCAGGGCATTCCCGTGCCCGACGGCCACGTCGTGCGCACGCCCGAGGAGGCGAAGGAGCGCGCGCGCGAACTGGGCGGCATGGTGGTGGTGAAGGCGCAGGTGCTGGTGGGCGGCCGCGGCAAGGCCGGCGGCGTCAAGCTCGCCGGCAGCTACGACGAGGCCCGCGACAAGGCCGACCAGATCCTGGGCATGGAGATCAAGGGCCTCACGGTGAAGCGGCTGCTGGTGACACGGGCCGTGGACATCAAGGCCGAGTACTACCTGGGCATCGTGCAGGATCGCGCGGCCCAGCGGGCCACGCTGATGGTCTCGGCGGCGGGCGGCATGGACATCGAGGAGGTGGCCAGCTCCGCCCCCGAGCAGATCATCAAGCACAGCATCGACCCGGTGGCCGGGCTGACCGCCTACGAGGCGCGGCGCGTGGCCTTCCGCGTGGCCACGGGGCGCGTGGCGCTCAGGATGGCCGACATCCTGCAGCGGCTCTGGGCGGCCTATCGCGACGCCGACGCCAACCTCGCCGAGATCAACCCGCTGGTGGAAACGCCCACCGGCGAGGTCTGGGCGGTGGACGGCAAGATGGTCCTCGACGACAACGCCCTCTACCGTCAGAACGAGATCGCCGGCTGGCGCGATCCGGCGGAGACCACGCCCGAAGAGGACGAGGCCCGCGTGGCCGGCCTGAGCTTCGTGAAGCTCGAGGGCGACGTGGGCTGCCTGGTCAACGGCGCCGGCCTGGCCATGGCCACGATGGACCTGGTGAAGCACTACGGCGGGCAGCCGGCCAACTTCCTGGACATCGGCGGCAGCTCGAATCCGGACAAGGTGGTGAAGGCGCTCGAGATCATCACGCGCGATCGCAACGTGAAGGCGATCCTCTTCAACATCTTCGGCGGCATCACCCGCTGCGACGACGTGGCCCGCGGCATCATCGCGGCCAAGAGCAAGATGGACCTGAAGCTGCCGGTGGTGGTGCGCCTGGTGGGCACCAACGAGGCCGAGGCCAAGCAGCTGCTGGCCGCCACGGAGCTCGTCGGCGCGGACAGCATGGACGAGGCGGTCCAGAAGGCGATCGCCCTGGCTCGGGGGGAAGCGGCGTGA